Proteins encoded within one genomic window of Halodesulfurarchaeum formicicum:
- a CDS encoding glycosyltransferase family 4 protein, with product MKILWLRPSKGDNISVRRERIASELRERGYTVDIVDASGWDAPKAIWKALTGSYDIIAGNVRVGLYLGYPIARLLRTPFLGDVSDPISDIDYLPEPLFRFFERYEWWVLERADATVFVYKSSYQEALDRGIDDAVRLPNAVDYEAFADPNPEAVRDAESILREEGVDLDNPIAIYLGVLTPSYKIEAILETAQHAPEWEFVFIGEGDLADTVRQEAQSQDNVHYPGAFEYRLMPGFLAHADVGFCFKDAEQPLKLKEYGAAGLPTIVRPGELSKWYDDNELAFLEPDPEAIVDRLDELGSNQEMYATYSEAGREIGSEWSWEEIAEGYIRIFEDKFQDLVSHSELL from the coding sequence ATGAAGATACTGTGGCTTCGCCCGTCCAAAGGAGATAATATCAGTGTTCGGCGGGAGCGGATCGCCTCCGAGTTACGGGAACGAGGTTACACCGTCGACATCGTCGATGCTTCTGGATGGGATGCCCCAAAGGCCATCTGGAAGGCGTTGACCGGTTCCTATGATATTATTGCGGGTAACGTTCGAGTTGGGCTCTATCTTGGATATCCGATTGCTCGACTTCTTCGGACTCCGTTCTTGGGCGACGTGAGCGACCCGATTTCGGATATCGACTATCTTCCTGAACCGCTGTTCCGGTTCTTCGAACGGTACGAATGGTGGGTGTTGGAACGAGCTGATGCGACGGTGTTTGTCTACAAATCGAGCTATCAAGAAGCACTTGACCGTGGGATAGACGACGCAGTTCGACTTCCGAACGCCGTGGATTACGAGGCCTTTGCCGATCCCAATCCGGAAGCAGTGCGAGATGCGGAGTCGATTTTACGGGAGGAAGGCGTTGATCTTGATAATCCGATCGCGATATATCTCGGGGTTCTGACACCGAGTTACAAGATCGAAGCGATTCTCGAGACGGCCCAACACGCACCGGAGTGGGAGTTTGTCTTTATTGGGGAAGGCGATCTGGCTGATACTGTTCGGCAGGAAGCACAGTCACAGGACAACGTCCACTATCCGGGTGCGTTCGAATACCGACTCATGCCTGGATTTCTTGCACATGCAGACGTCGGTTTCTGTTTCAAGGATGCTGAACAGCCGTTGAAGCTCAAGGAGTACGGCGCGGCAGGGCTTCCTACTATCGTTCGGCCTGGGGAGTTGTCGAAATGGTACGATGATAATGAGTTGGCGTTTTTAGAGCCAGATCCCGAAGCCATTGTTGATCGGTTAGATGAATTGGGGAGTAATCAAGAAATGTACGCGACTTACAGCGAGGCAGGACGTGAGATTGGGAGTGAATGGAGCTGGGAGGAGATTGCAGAAGGTTATATTCGAATTTTTGAGGACAAATTCCAAGATTTAGTTTCCCATTCTGAACTGCTTTAA
- the kdsA gene encoding 3-deoxy-8-phosphooctulonate synthase, translating to MELSNNISVSNEDDFFLIAGPCAIESEEQVLKTARELKDITDRHDIDLIFKSSFDKANRSSISSYRGPGMERGLEILQRVKDEYDLPVITDFHVPEQAEPAADVVDALQVPAFLSRQTDMLTAAGETGLPINVKKGQFLAADGMDNVVNKIESTGNERVMLCERGAMFGYNNLVADMRNLDIMKGLDKPVVFDTTHSVQRPGAQGDSSGGDRRFAPTLARAALGVGVAGIFAEVHPDPSSAKSDAATQLPLDDFESLLKQWKAIDKAVKHGK from the coding sequence ATGGAACTCAGTAACAACATTTCCGTTTCTAACGAAGACGATTTTTTCTTGATCGCGGGTCCGTGTGCGATCGAATCAGAGGAACAAGTGCTGAAGACAGCACGGGAACTGAAAGACATCACTGACCGCCACGACATCGACCTGATTTTCAAGAGTTCGTTCGACAAAGCTAACCGGTCGTCGATCAGTTCGTATCGTGGTCCCGGGATGGAACGGGGACTCGAAATCTTACAGCGGGTCAAAGACGAGTACGACCTTCCGGTTATAACTGACTTCCACGTCCCTGAACAGGCAGAGCCCGCTGCAGACGTCGTTGACGCTCTCCAGGTGCCAGCGTTCCTCTCACGGCAAACCGATATGCTCACTGCGGCTGGAGAGACGGGACTCCCGATCAACGTCAAGAAGGGGCAGTTTCTTGCTGCGGACGGTATGGATAACGTCGTGAACAAGATTGAATCGACGGGGAACGAACGGGTGATGCTCTGTGAACGCGGGGCGATGTTTGGATACAATAACCTCGTCGCTGATATGCGGAATTTAGATATTATGAAGGGACTAGACAAGCCGGTTGTGTTCGACACGACACACTCGGTGCAACGGCCGGGCGCACAGGGCGACTCCAGTGGGGGGGATCGTCGGTTTGCGCCGACGTTAGCGCGGGCCGCACTTGGTGTTGGGGTGGCTGGTATTTTTGCCGAAGTGCACCCTGATCCGTCGTCAGCCAAATCCGACGCGGCGACACAACTTCCGCTCGATGATTTCGAATCGCTCCTAAAACAATGGAAAGCGATTGATAAAGCGGTGAAACATGGCAAGTGA
- the kdsB gene encoding 3-deoxy-manno-octulosonate cytidylyltransferase, giving the protein MSQLVFSDVDGVLTDSKINIGRDGEVFKSFDVKDGYGIVQWREQDGRDFAIVTSRESQAVANRASELGVDEVHQGVENKKQKIEEITLRLGFDLADSVYIGDDLTDLQAMKTVGTACCPADAAQKVKNECSYVSQYNGGDGAVRDILNHLETASQIALGVIPARYGSTRLPGKPLVEIAGKPMIQHVYERASRANLLDDLIVATDDERIVEAVEAVGGTAMMTEADHPTGTDRVAEVAANVGADFTINIQGDEPLINPDLIDAIVTALRENSPKVATPISPIEDESLLNDENTVKVVTDADGRALYFSRSKIPSGGETGTTYKHIGLYGFETELLLKYINMESELESVEDLEQLRLLENGYEIQTVETDYNSKEVNVESDIMRVEKEIEQIHTHGTQ; this is encoded by the coding sequence ATGAGTCAATTAGTTTTTTCAGATGTCGATGGCGTCCTCACAGACTCGAAAATCAATATCGGCCGGGATGGCGAGGTCTTCAAATCGTTTGACGTAAAAGACGGATACGGAATCGTCCAGTGGCGGGAACAGGACGGCCGCGACTTCGCGATCGTCACCTCAAGGGAATCCCAAGCTGTTGCTAATCGGGCGTCGGAACTTGGTGTGGACGAGGTCCACCAAGGGGTGGAAAATAAAAAACAAAAAATCGAGGAGATCACACTTCGTCTCGGATTCGATCTCGCGGATTCGGTTTACATTGGCGACGATCTGACGGACCTACAGGCTATGAAAACTGTTGGGACGGCTTGTTGTCCCGCAGACGCGGCTCAAAAAGTAAAAAACGAGTGTTCGTACGTCAGCCAGTACAACGGTGGCGACGGAGCCGTTCGGGACATCCTGAACCACTTAGAAACAGCTTCTCAAATAGCACTTGGCGTTATTCCCGCTCGATATGGGTCAACGCGTCTGCCCGGTAAACCATTAGTCGAGATAGCTGGCAAGCCGATGATTCAGCATGTATACGAGCGTGCGAGCAGAGCGAACTTGCTTGACGACCTCATCGTTGCAACAGACGATGAACGCATTGTTGAGGCGGTCGAGGCGGTCGGCGGCACCGCAATGATGACCGAAGCTGATCACCCGACAGGAACGGATCGGGTGGCAGAAGTGGCTGCGAATGTCGGCGCGGACTTTACGATCAATATCCAGGGCGACGAGCCGCTAATTAACCCTGATCTCATCGACGCAATTGTGACGGCTCTTAGAGAGAACTCTCCGAAAGTCGCAACGCCGATCTCCCCAATTGAAGATGAATCACTCCTTAACGACGAAAACACGGTCAAGGTTGTAACCGACGCCGACGGAAGGGCGCTTTACTTTTCGCGGTCGAAAATACCATCAGGTGGAGAAACAGGAACGACGTACAAACATATCGGGCTGTATGGATTCGAGACAGAGCTCCTACTCAAATACATCAATATGGAGTCAGAACTCGAATCCGTTGAAGACCTCGAACAACTTCGGCTGCTTGAAAATGGGTACGAAATACAAACTGTTGAGACAGACTACAACTCAAAAGAGGTTAACGTGGAAAGTGATATAATGAGGGTGGAAAAAGAAATAGAACAGATACACACCCATGGAACTCAGTAA
- a CDS encoding KpsF/GutQ family sugar-phosphate isomerase, whose product MASDQDGLAKTDVRDAVYHTLSVQESSISTLQDTETVAEITRVAEVISEEDGRVVFSGIGKSGDVGKKVSSTFNSIGVSSHFIHPVEALHGDLGALSAEDVVVLISNSGNTDEMVELLQFLRSFDATTVSITSDPESKLGTRADYHINTKIEEEGAVVELVPMASATSTMVIGDCIANALMANRDFSEQDYGHFHPGGTIGKRLLLTVEDLLHKNIPKTRPADTLAKVALKISEGGKGIAVVQDDDDYVKGVLTDGDIRRFIESGTDFHDVVAEEVMITDPITTSVDMAAIRALEVIEEKNISQLVVTDDSDQFLGVVHIHDIMERGLTA is encoded by the coding sequence ATGGCAAGTGATCAGGACGGGCTGGCCAAGACAGATGTTCGTGATGCCGTCTATCACACGCTATCGGTTCAAGAAAGTTCAATTTCCACGCTACAGGATACGGAGACGGTCGCGGAGATAACCCGTGTGGCGGAAGTGATTAGCGAAGAAGATGGTCGGGTGGTATTTTCCGGAATTGGAAAGTCCGGGGACGTGGGCAAGAAGGTCTCATCGACCTTCAATAGTATAGGGGTGTCTTCGCACTTCATTCATCCTGTCGAGGCTCTCCACGGAGACTTGGGGGCTCTTTCAGCGGAAGACGTTGTTGTTCTTATCTCGAATAGCGGAAACACGGACGAGATGGTAGAGCTACTGCAATTTCTTCGCTCGTTCGATGCGACGACTGTATCGATCACGTCCGATCCTGAATCGAAATTAGGCACAAGGGCGGATTATCATATCAACACGAAAATAGAAGAGGAAGGAGCGGTCGTGGAGTTAGTCCCGATGGCCAGTGCTACTTCCACGATGGTCATCGGAGACTGTATCGCTAATGCACTGATGGCAAATCGGGATTTCAGCGAACAGGATTACGGACACTTCCATCCTGGGGGAACAATTGGGAAGCGTTTGTTGCTTACCGTTGAGGATTTACTACACAAGAATATTCCAAAAACTCGGCCAGCAGACACACTAGCTAAAGTTGCTCTGAAAATAAGTGAGGGCGGTAAAGGGATTGCTGTGGTTCAGGACGATGATGACTATGTGAAAGGGGTCTTAACGGACGGTGATATACGCCGATTTATTGAATCTGGTACTGACTTCCATGATGTGGTAGCCGAAGAAGTGATGATTACGGATCCGATTACGACTTCCGTTGATATGGCCGCAATACGGGCTTTAGAAGTTATTGAGGAGAAAAATATTTCACAGCTTGTGGTGACTGATGATTCTGACCAGTTCTTAGGTGTCGTTCACATCCATGACATTATGGAGAGAGGGTTGACGGCATAA